The genome window GGCGCGCCGTTGCCGATCACAGCGTTCATGTCGGCCTGCGTCAAAACCGCGGCGTTCGCCGTCTTCGCACGCGTGATGATCGAAGCCATGCCGGGAGCCGCCGCGCGCTGGCACTCGGCGATGTGGTGGCTGGCGGTCGTGACGATGGTGGCGGGCAACGTGTTCGCGCTGTCGCAAAAGAATCTGGTGCGTTTGCTCGCGTACTCCAGCATCGCACACGCCGGCTATCTGCTCGTCACCATCGTGGTGGCCTCGACCGCCGGCACGACGGCGCTGGTCTTCTATGCCGTGTCCTATACGCTGGCCACGATGGGTGCGTTTGGCGTCCTGATCGTCGTCAATGGGGGGCGTGATCGGTCACCGACCCTCGACGACATCGCGGGCCTCTGGTTGGTCCGCCCGTGGCTCGCTGTTTCGATGGCGGTCTTCCTGCTGGCATTCATGGGCATGCCGCTGGTAGGGGGCATGGGCTTCTTTGCCAAGTGGTATTTGCTTCAAGCCGCCTTGCAGGCCACGACACCGCAGACCATCCTCGCGGTCATCGTGGTGCTGAGCAGCGCCGTGTCGGCGGCGTATTATCTGTCCGTGATCTCGGCGATGTTCATGCGCCCGCGTCCGACTGGTCATCCCGTGCCGTCCACCATTCCGATGGCGCAATCGCTCATCACCGTCACGTGTGTGCTGCTGCTCGTGCTGGGCGTCTATCCGACTCCCATGATCGAACTCGCTCGTCGCGCACTCCCGGGATCCGCTTCGTCTGCCGGCGTGCCAACGCCGAACGGTGCGCCGAGGCTGCAAGCCGCGAGCCTCGTCCGGTGAGTGCCTTCGATGTGCGCGAAGTAATTTCTTTTCCCACTTTCGTCACTCTCCGATAATGTCCATCAGTCAGACGATCTTCCGGCAGTACGACGTCCGCGGCATCGTGGGCACCGACCTCACTGAAGAAGTGGCCTATGGGCTCGGGCGCGGCTACGCGGCCTATCTCGACACCCACGGCATCAAGGGCGCCGTCGCGGTCGGGCGCGACAATCGGCCAAGTGGCGACGCGCTGCGCGATGCGCTCGTGCGCGGACTCACCGAATGCGGTGTAGACGTTGTGGACGTGGGCGTGGTCCCGACACCGCTGTTGTATTGGACGCTGCATCACGAGTCAGTGGTCGGCGGCATCCAGATTACCGGATCGCACAATCCGCCCGAGTACAACGGCTTCAAGATGTGCGTCGGCACCGGATCGTTGCATGGTGAGGAGATTCAGGTCCTTTACCGGCTGATCGTCGGCGGCGTGTTTCCCTCAGGCGTCGGTGCGGTGCGCCATGTACCGGTCATCGACCGCTATGTCGAGGACATCGCCGCACGAGTGGGTCGGATCACGCGCCCCGACGGCTCAACGCTCAAGGTCGTGTACGACTGTGGCAACGGCGCGGCCGCACTGGTCGCCCCGCAGTTGATGACCGCGCTCGGCATCGACGGAATCGGTCTATTCACCGAGAGCGATGGCACGTTTCCCAACCATCATCCAGACCCCACGGTCCCCGAGAATCTCGAGGACTGCATTTCGGCGGTGAAGGCGAGTGGTTCGGAAATCGGCGTGGCCTTCGATGGCGATGCTGATCGGATCGGCGTAGTGGATCGCGACGGCCGGATCATCTGGGGCGATCACATTCTCATCCTTTATGCGCGCGACGTGCTCGCCCGCACGGGTTCCGGTCAGCCGATCATCTTCGATGTGAAGTGCTCGCAGGCGCTGATGGATGGCATCGAGAAGGCGGGTGGTGTGCCCGTGATGTGGAAGACGGGCCATTCCCTCATCAAGGACAAGATGAAGGAGATGCACGCGCCGATTGCCGGTGAGATGTCCGGGCACATGTTCTTC of Gemmatimonas sp. contains these proteins:
- a CDS encoding NADH-quinone oxidoreductase subunit N, with translation MGATLSAGALFRALAPELLLSAGAMVMLLATVWNPQSNDAVMAEGAEKTSALTRFGIVLCLLVGLVVMIAWGDGVNGTPDQRIAGDGFRWAIDLVILLGTVLSLILLDAEHHRSAAFSPEVPVLMLLAATGMMVLAAARDLMFVFLGIELMSLAIYVLAGVNRRSARGAEAAVKYFLLGSVSSGFLLYGIALIYGATGSTRLVDIAQWVSTQQNLGPMFIVGIGLLLVGFGFKVAAAPFHLWTPDVYDGAPLPITAFMSACVKTAAFAVFARVMIEAMPGAAARWHSAMWWLAVVTMVAGNVFALSQKNLVRLLAYSSIAHAGYLLVTIVVASTAGTTALVFYAVSYTLATMGAFGVLIVVNGGRDRSPTLDDIAGLWLVRPWLAVSMAVFLLAFMGMPLVGGMGFFAKWYLLQAALQATTPQTILAVIVVLSSAVSAAYYLSVISAMFMRPRPTGHPVPSTIPMAQSLITVTCVLLLVLGVYPTPMIELARRALPGSASSAGVPTPNGAPRLQAASLVR
- a CDS encoding phosphomannomutase/phosphoglucomutase: MSISQTIFRQYDVRGIVGTDLTEEVAYGLGRGYAAYLDTHGIKGAVAVGRDNRPSGDALRDALVRGLTECGVDVVDVGVVPTPLLYWTLHHESVVGGIQITGSHNPPEYNGFKMCVGTGSLHGEEIQVLYRLIVGGVFPSGVGAVRHVPVIDRYVEDIAARVGRITRPDGSTLKVVYDCGNGAAALVAPQLMTALGIDGIGLFTESDGTFPNHHPDPTVPENLEDCISAVKASGSEIGVAFDGDADRIGVVDRDGRIIWGDHILILYARDVLARTGSGQPIIFDVKCSQALMDGIEKAGGVPVMWKTGHSLIKDKMKEMHAPIAGEMSGHMFFTESFYGHDDALYAAARLLRIIADSGKRIDELLSDVPPFVSTPELRIDTDEESKFAIVARAAAHFKATHEVIDVDGVRVLFGDGWGLLRASNTQPVIVARFEASSAERLAEIRGVMEGWLHTQGVSL